The DNA segment CAAGCATGCCCATGAACCTGACTAAGCGCGCTTTTTCTTTATTCGGGTGAAAATCCTGAAACGCCTCGATGTCCGTGATCAGGCAATCGAAGCTTTCCAGTGTGGCATGGCTGAAAAGATCATCGGCTGAGACGGCCATGACGATAAACTGACCGTTATCCCCGTATATGTCTTTAATATGGTTGTAGTATTTATATTTGGGGTCATTTTGCGGCATGATCGTTTCGATTGAATTATCGATCTCCAGTCGAAGCAGGCCGGGGGCAAGCAGGAGGGTGAGGGCGGCAAGGATAGAGAAAACGGTAAAGGGCCGTCTGATGCAGAAACCGATGAAGTGATTCATTGGGCCAATGATCCTTGCCGGAATGCTTAATTTATTTGACGGCTTTGCAACAAGTCCAATATTTTTGTTGCGCTGCATCCCCCGGAATTTCACGTACGATTAAGTACGCTGCATTCCTCGGGATTTGCGCGCCGCGATCTTGAACTTTTTTCTTTGCCGTCCCAGAATCGACTTTTTACGAGTCTATCACTTTTGGTCGGACCGACTATGCCAAATTAGGAGAAATATATCAAAACTTTTTAAAATAGGGCTAACTTCCCCGCAATATATTACGGGAAACCCCTGCCCGGGGAAGAAGCATGTAGACAAGGACCGCCTGTATGGATAGGCCCACAAGCACCATGAAAAGCCCTGAGAGGTAGGCGGAGCGGTAGGCTGTGACCTGGTCCACGCCCAAATAGAGCATCAGGTCCACGATGGGCCCGGCCACACAGGTGCCGGCCACACCCCAGGAGAGAAACAGCGTGGCATTGAAAAAACCGAAAAGCCGGCCGCGCCGCTCGGGCGGGATCAAAATCGAGGCCATGGCATAGGAGGCGGCCAGGATGATCACATCCGCAGCGCCCCGGAAAAAGCTTGCCAGAAAAATCAGGGAAAGCCGGTTGGCCAGGGCAAACAGCACGAGGTATATAATCGCCGCCGCCGCACCGAGCAAGATGGCGCGGCCGTTTCCCACCCAGCGGCCGATGCGGCCGGCAAACAGCCCGAAAATAATCAGGGCGACGGTTTCAGTATTAAAAATGTAGGAGAGCATTTTGCTTGAAACCGCAAATCCGGTATCCAGAAAAAGGTATTGGGACTGGATGATCATTACCCCGTTTCTGCCGAAATTGATAAACACCATGGCGATCAGAAAGATCCAGAAAAGCCGGATTGATGCGGCCTGACATTGGGCATCGCAATCCCCTGCCGCGGCCTCCGGCTTCCGAATGCCCCCCTCCGGCAGCGAAAATACCGGAATCATAGAGATCAGCATCACCCCGGCGGCAATAAAAAAGAGGGTCCCCGAATGAAATCCCCAGCCGTCATACATTTTTTCAAGTCCGTCATAGAGCATGCCGCCAATCCAGATGCCGACCAGCCGCCCCAGTCCGCCGATACTGGTCAGATGGCCCAGTACCTGGTTTCGTTTCCGCTCCGGAAATAAATCCGAAATCAGGGCGCTCCAGCCGATGTTGCTCATGGACCAGAAGATTTCAACCACTGTGAGGCCGAGGATAATCACCAAACCGGAGAGCCGGGGTCCGGGGGTAAGAATATGGGCCACCCATACCAGAACCGTGCCCAGGGCGCCGGTGGCCTCTCCCCAGAGGATCAGTGTCCGCCGCAGCTGCCTCGCATCTGAGAACCGGCCCCAGATAAAGGTCTGCGAGAGGATGTTAAATATCATGGGAAGCGTGGCAAACAGGGTGGTGCCGGTGACCGAAAGCCCAAGAAAATAGCGCAGGTAGATGGACAAATAGGCGTAAAACAGGCCGCGCCGAAACATGGCCAGCGCCTGGAATGACCCAATCCCCCAGAGGACCCGGGTGGATGGCAGGGGCGTATGAATTTGGTTCATATCAGTATATCAATTCCTTTATTTTTTGAATCTGGCAGTTAAATTATTACCTGAATTGAGGTATTATAAAAAATAACCGCATTAATGGATTTATCAATTTTTATCGGGCTTGGGCATCTCTATCGTGCGCTGTGCGATTTGCGCTTATTAAAGCGTACTTAAAAATGTTCTTGAGCTCAAAAGGATTGTTATTTAGACTGCCGCCTCAATTTAGGTTTAGGTAGCAATATTTATTATCGGGTATCAACAGAGGATGTGATTGCATGATGCGGGTTAAAAAAATTATTTCAGGGGCGCAGACCGGCGCGGACCGGGCCGCCCTGGATTTTGCCATTGCATATGAAATCCCCTATGGGGGATGGGTGCCGGCCGGCCGGAAGGCAGAGGACGGGATACTGTCAGATCAGTATGCGGTCTGGGAAATGGCGGACGGCGGTTATCAGGAACGCACCGAGAAAAATGTCATGGATTCGGATGGCACACTGATATTTTCTCACGGGCAATTAAACGGCGGCTCCCGGTTGACGCGGGATTATGCGGAAAAGCATCAAAAACCATTCCTTCATATCGATTTCAGCCATATGCTGGCCTTTGATGCGGCCATCGATATCAATGACTGGATTGCCGAGCATGATATCCAGATTCTGAATGTCGCCGGGTCACGGGCGAGCAAGGACCCGGAGATTTATCAGTCGGTTTTT comes from the Desulfobacterales bacterium genome and includes:
- a CDS encoding MFS transporter, which translates into the protein MNQIHTPLPSTRVLWGIGSFQALAMFRRGLFYAYLSIYLRYFLGLSVTGTTLFATLPMIFNILSQTFIWGRFSDARQLRRTLILWGEATGALGTVLVWVAHILTPGPRLSGLVIILGLTVVEIFWSMSNIGWSALISDLFPERKRNQVLGHLTSIGGLGRLVGIWIGGMLYDGLEKMYDGWGFHSGTLFFIAAGVMLISMIPVFSLPEGGIRKPEAAAGDCDAQCQAASIRLFWIFLIAMVFINFGRNGVMIIQSQYLFLDTGFAVSSKMLSYIFNTETVALIIFGLFAGRIGRWVGNGRAILLGAAAAIIYLVLFALANRLSLIFLASFFRGAADVIILAASYAMASILIPPERRGRLFGFFNATLFLSWGVAGTCVAGPIVDLMLYLGVDQVTAYRSAYLSGLFMVLVGLSIQAVLVYMLLPRAGVSRNILRGS
- a CDS encoding putative molybdenum carrier protein; this translates as MMRVKKIISGAQTGADRAALDFAIAYEIPYGGWVPAGRKAEDGILSDQYAVWEMADGGYQERTEKNVMDSDGTLIFSHGQLNGGSRLTRDYAEKHQKPFLHIDFSHMLAFDAAIDINDWIAEHDIQILNVAGSRASKDPEIYQSVFKILETVFYVSVISDAMPDFANRPHELGSGEDRGQIFPITVKEALDALIEQLSPKIKAKIASMPDDQLSEAGISLGGGIRQQFGLSAGNQKLIDACRTYAGKPNLDADGAAMLIVRELWRRLRKMGHLRVIK